A single genomic interval of Zingiber officinale cultivar Zhangliang chromosome 4A, Zo_v1.1, whole genome shotgun sequence harbors:
- the LOC121970151 gene encoding aldehyde dehydrogenase family 2 member C4-like, whose translation MASEEDCSGTAENGFMLPEVKFTKLFINGSFVDAVSGKTFETIDPRTGDVIAEIASGDKEDVDLAVAAARDAFDDGKWPRLPGYQRGRIMMKFADLIEQHVEELAVLECIDSGKPLLVSKLVDFPSVISMFRYYAGAADKIHGETLKLAQELQGYTLKEPIGVVGLIIPWNYPMLMFALKVAPALAAGCTMIVKPAEQTPLTALYCAHLAKQAGIPDGVLNVVTGFGRTVGAAISSHMDVDKVSFTGSTETGRVVMEAAARSNLKSVSLELGGKSPLLIFDDADIDMAVELARQAVFFNQGEICVAGSRVFVQEGIYDEFVKKIALSSKEWIVGDPFDPRVNQGPQVDKRQFDKILSYIDHGKREGATLLTGGKPCGEKGYYIEPTIFTDVKDDMLIAKDEIFGPVMSLMKFSTVEEAIQRANYTKYGLAAGIVTKDLNIANRVSRSIRAGIIWVNCYFAFDNDCPFGGYKMSGFGRDSGLHALEKYLKVKSVVTPIYGSPWL comes from the exons ATGGCGAGTGAGGAGGACTGCAGTGGTACCGCAGAGAACGGGTTCATGTTGCCGGAGGTCAAGTTCACCAAGCTCTTCATCAATGGCAGCTTTGTGGACGCTGTCTCAG GGAAAACTTTTGAAACAATAGATCCTCGCACAGGAGATGTGATTGCAGAGATTGCTTCCGGTGACAAGGAGGATGTAGACTTGGCAGTTGCAGCAGCCAGAGATGCCTTCGACGACGGAAAGTGGCCTCGCTTGCCGGGCTAT CAAAGGGGGAGGATCATGATGAAATTTGCAGACCTGATTGAGCAACATGTAGAGGAATTGGCTGTACTGGAGTGCATTGATTCAGGAAAGCCTCTTTTGGTTAGCAAGTTGGTTGATTTTCCATCAGTTATAAGTATGTTCCGGTACTACGCCGGTGCAGCAGATAAGATCCATGGCGAGACGCTAAAGTTAGCGCAAGAACTTCAAGGATACACATTGAAGGAGCCTATCGGAGTAGTTGGCCTTATAATTCCATGGAACTACCCGATGCTCATGTTTGCTTTAAAGGTTGCCCCAGCCCTGGCAGCAGGTTGCACAATGATAGTTAAGCCAGCTGAACAGACCCCACTCACAGCTCTCTACTGTGCTCACTTGGCTAAACAG GCAGGGATTCCTGATGGAGTTCTCAATGTTGTGACTGGTTTTGGCCGTACAGTTGGTGCAGCAATCAGTTCCCATATGGATGTGGACAAA GTCAGTTTTACTGGATCTACTGAAACAGGACGTGTTGTGATGGAAGCAGCGGCAAGAAGCAATTTGAAATCGGTGTCTCTAGAATTGGGCGGCAAGTCACCACTTCTGATCTTCGACGATGCAGATATAGACATGGCGGTCGAACTAGCTCGTCAAGCAGTATTCTTCAACCAG GGTGAAATTTGCGTGGCCGGATCGCGAGTCTTTGTTCAAGAAGGCATCTATGATGAATTTGTGAAAAAGATAGCATTGAGTTCGAAAGAGTGGATTGTCGGAGACCCTTTCGATCCTCGAGTCAATCAAGGACCTCAG GTCGACAAGAGGCAATTCGATAAAATTCTCAGCTACATTGATCATGGAAAGAGAGAAGGAGCAACCTTATTGACAGGAGGAAAGCCTTGCGGCGAGAAAGGATACTACATTGAACCTACAATCTTCACAGATGTTAAG GACGATATGCTGATAGCGAAAGATGAAATCTTTGGACCTGTAATGTCCCTCATGAAGTTTAG TACGGTCGAGGAGGCAATTCAGAGAGCCAACTATACGAAGTATGGGCTTGCGGCCGGGATTGTGACAAAGGACTTAAACATTGCAAACCGGGTTTCAAGATCGATTAGAGCAGGCATCATCTGGGTCAATTGCTACTTTGCGTTTGATAATGATTGCccttttggtggatataagatgAGTGGGTTTGGAAGGGACAGTGGACTGCATGCTTTGGAGAAGTATCTCAAAGTCAAGTCTGTAGTTACTCCAATCTATGGTTCTCCATGGCTGTAG